In Oryza brachyantha chromosome 2, ObraRS2, whole genome shotgun sequence, a single window of DNA contains:
- the LOC102707278 gene encoding F-box/LRR-repeat protein 14-like: MGGVCSRKRSQLVHEDDSFQTSTRFSKTSSLKWLLLTLPRSNSDLSRKGQGKGPGRCPSLMELCVAKACEDINKYSSFSVLPRDLSQQIFNQLVESNRLTETLLETFRDCALQDIYLGEYPGVNDAWMEVVASQRHSLLSVDISCSEVTDSGLYLLRDCSNMQSLACNYCDQISEHGLGILSGLSNLTSLSFKGSDAVTPDGMEAFTNLVNLVNLDLERCLKIHGGLVHLKGLRSLESLSMKYCNNITDSDIKYLSDLTNLKELQLSCCRITDLGVSYLRDLSKLTQLNLDGCPVTAACLEAISGLASLVVLNLSRCGLYGEGCENFKGLKKLKVLNLGFNDITDDCLVYLKELINLESLNLDSCKIGDEGLLHLKGLVLLKSLELSDTEVGSNGLQHLSGLQNLESINLSFTLVTDTGMKKISALNTLKSVNLDNRQITDVGLAALTSLTGLTHLDLFGARITDYGASCFRFFKNLQSLEVCGGLITDAGVKNIKDLKALKQLNLSQNVNLTDKTLELISGLTALVSLNVSNTRVSNAGLRHLKDLQNLRSLSLDSCRVTANEMKKLQATVLPNLISVRPE; encoded by the exons ATGGGTGGTGTCTGCTCAAGGAAGAGAAGTCAGTTAGTGCATGAGGATGATTCTTTCCAGACATCCACCAGGTTCTCAAAGACCAGCAGCTTGAAATGGCTGCTGCTTACATTGCCCCGCAGCAACTCTGATTTATCACGCAAAGGCCAGGGAAAGGGCCCTGGTCGGTGCCCATCGTTGATGGAGCTTTGTGTGGCCAAAGCCTGCGAG GATATCAACAAGTATTCTAGTTTTTCTGTGTTGCCAAGGGATCTGAGTCAGCAGATTTTCAATCAATTGGTCGAGTCAAACCGTCTCACGGAAACATTGCTTGAAACTTTTCGGGATTGTGCCCTACAG GACATTTATTTGGGGGAATATCCTGGAGTGAATGATGCTTGGATGGAAGTAGTGGCTTCTCAAAGGCATTCATTGTTATCTGTTGACATTTCTTGCTCTGAAGTAACTGATAGTGGGCTATATCTTCTTAGAGATTGCTCAAACATGCAAAGTTTGGCATGTAATTACTGTGATCAGATCTCAGAGCATGGCCTAGGAATCTTGTCAG GTCTTTCAAACCTGACATCTCTGAGTTTCAAGGGAAGTGATGCTGTTACTCCTGACGGAATGGAAGCATTCACAAATCTAGTTAATTTGGTAAATCTCGACCTCGAACGATGCCTAAAGATTCATGGTGGCCTTGTTCACTTAAAAG GCCTCAGAAGTTTGGAGTCGCTGAGTATGAAATATTGTAACAACATCACAGATTCAGATATCAAGTATTTATCAG ATCTCACAAATTTGAAAGAACTGCAATTGTCTTGCTGTAGAATCACTGATCTGGGTGTTTCTTATCTTAGAG aCTTGTCCAAGCTAACTCAGTTGAATTTGGATGGCTGTCCAGTGACTGCTGCTTGTTTGGAAGCCATATCAG GATTGGCTTCTTTGGTGGTGTTGAATTTGAGTCGGTGTGGCCTATATGGTGAAGGTTGTGAAAACTTTAAAG GTCTTAAAAAACTGAAGGTTTTAAACTTGGGTTTCAATGATATCACAGATGATTGTCTAGTTTATCTGAAAG aattgattaatttggaatccctaaacttggattcatgcAAGATTGGAGATGAAGGCTTATTACATCTGAAAG GCCTTGTTCTTTTGAAAAGCTTGGAGCTATCTGACACCGAAGTTGGAAGCAATGGGCTACAGCACTTATCTG GCCTTCAGAATTTGGAAAGCATCAATCTCTCGTTTACATTGGTAACTGACACCGGTATGAAGAAGATATCTGCATTGAATACACTGAAGTCAGTTAATCTTGACAATCGGCAGATTACTGATGTTGGCTTAGCAGCACTTACAA GTCTCACTGGGTTGACCCATTTGGATCTTTTTGGTGCTCGGATAACTGACTACGGCGCAAGCTGCTTCAGAT TTTTTAAGAATCTTCAATCTCTTGAAGTCTGTGGTGGATTAATTACTGATGCTGGGGTAAAGAATATCAAGGATCTCAAAGCTCTGAAACAACTTAATCTTTCTCAGAACGTTAACCTTACAGACAAGACCCTGGAGCTGATTTCTG GCTTGACTGCTTTAGTCTCGCTGAATGTATCCAACACCCGTGTATCCAATGCCGGTCTCCGCCACCTGAAGGATCTGCAGAACCTGCGCTCGCTGTCGCTTGATTCCTGCAGGGTCACTGCAAATGAGATGAAGAAGCTGCAGGCAACGGTGCTCCCGAATCTGATAAGCGTTCGTCCCGAGTAG